A region of the Methylomagnum ishizawai genome:
TCGGCAGTCCGCGCCGCCACAGCCCCAGCCAAACCACCAAGCCCAGCCAAAGCCCAAATAACACCGCCTCCCGCGCCAGGAATATCCCAGGCCGCAGATATACCGCCCGCCCACCATCCATGCCCTCTGGCAACCCACCGGGCACGGCCCAGGCAAACAACTCCGGCAACCCGAACACCAAAGGCAGGCCGAGCAGCGCATTGAGCGGCAAGACTTCCGCCGCCGCCGCCAAGGCCGGCCGCAAGAATCCGCCCCACGCCCCGCCGGTCAACCCGTGGATCATCAGCCAAGCCAAGGAACCCAAGGGAATCCCGGTCCAGAACAGCCACCCCGGCAGATAGGCCCGCAACATCGCCCCGGACGCCCCCGGCCATTGCACCCACCCCGACAGCAGCAAGGCGACACCACCCACCGCCAGTAGCCAGCGCACCGGACGGGCCAGGACCAAGCTTCGACCCGGACTCATCGCGCCGCCCCCAACCGGCTTTCCAAACCGGCCTCCCGCACCTCCCGCAAGGTGGCGTGCTGGCTCAGTTGCAGGGCGCGGATATAGGCGACGATGGCCCAACGGTCCTCCGGCGCGACCCGGTTGGCGTAGGAAAACATGCGCCCGAAACCCTGTCCGATCACATCGAAGTAAAAACGGTCGGGTGCCTGTCGCAAGCTCTGGTCGTGATAGGAAGGCGGCTGGGGAAAACCGCGCTGCACGATCATCCCCGCGCCATCGCCGACCCGGCCATGACAGGGCGCGCAATAGATATCGAAACGCTCCCGGCCCCGCTCCAGCACAGCCAGCGTGACCTGGGGTTGGACGGGTTCCGCCGGTGGATCGTCGTGCGGCACCGTGCCCTCGACCGGCATCCGGGCCGCTTGCCCGTTGGGAAAGAGGGGCGCGGCTTCGTAAGGCTCGAATTTGGCTTGGTCTTCCATATCGCGCTCGCACGCGGCCAGCGGCAGGACGCAGGCCATCGCCCACCCAATGCGGCTAATCCAGGCCATCCGCCACCTCCGACACCGCCAAGGGTTCCAGGCCCAGCAGGAACCGCCGCGCCGCTTCCGTATCGTCCCCTGGTTCCAGCGCCAGGAAAAACCGATCCTGGCTGGCCCGCCCGAAATCCGCCACCCCGAACACCGGATGGTGCAAGCGCGGCAAGCCATTCAAAGCCAGCATCCCCACGAACCCCGCCAGCGCCGCGCCCAATACCGCGAACTCGAAGGCCAGCAAGCCGAACGGCGGCCAACTCAGATCAGGCCGTCCCCCGGCGTTGAGCGGGTAATCCACCGCAGCCAAATACACTTGCAGCGCAAATCCCAAGATCGCGCCCAAGATGCCGAACACCAGCATGAACGCCGGAACCAGGGTGGCGGGCAGGCGCAAAGCCTCGTCCAGCCCTGGGACGGCGAACGGCGCATAAGCCTCCAAGCGCCGATAACCAGCGGCGCGGGCGGCATAGGCCGCGTCCAGCAGTTGCCCGGCATCGGCGAATTCGGCCATCAAGGCGACCCTCACGAAGCCTCCGATTTTTGCTCGTGGGCCAGCCGCCGCAGTTCGTGGATCGGCACCATGGGCACGAAGCGGGCGAACAGGAAGAACAGCCACAGGAAGAAACCGAGGCTCCCCAGCCAAGCGCTCCAATCCCAGAAGGTCGGGAAGTACAGCCGGAACTGGCTGGGCAGGAAGCCCTGGCTCAAGCCACTCACCACGATGACATAGCGCTCCAACCACATGCCGACACAGACCAACACCGCGACCCAGGCCAGCACCGCGATATTGCGCCGCGCCTCCCGCCACCAAAGCACCTGCGGCACCCCCACATTGCACAGCCACATCCCCCAATACGCCGGGGCGTAGGGTCCGGTGGCGTTATGCGCGACCGCCCGCCCATCGTCCGGGTTGCCGGTGTACCAAGGGATGAAAACCTCCATGGCGTAGGCGTAGCCCATCAGCAGGGACGCGGCCAGGACGATCTTGGCCATCGCCTCCAAATGGCGGGCGGTGATGAAGGCGTACAGCCCGAACGCCGCCCGCAGGATCAAGGTAATCAGGATCACCATGGCGAAACCCGAAAACATCGCCCCCACCACGAAGAACGGCGCGAACAAGGTCGAGCGCCAACCCGGCATGACCGAGGTCGAGAAGTCGTAGCCGACCACGCTATGCACCGACACCACCAAAGGCACGGCCAGCGCCGCCATGACCGTATAAGCCTGCTCGTAGCGCTGCCAATGCCGGGCCGACCCGCGCCAACCCAAGGCCAGCACACCATAGACCCAGGCTTGCCAACGGCCCTGGGCGCGGTCGCGCAGGGTGGCGAAATCGGGAATCAGGCCGGTGTACCAGAACAGGCTGGACACCAGGATATAAATCAGGATGGCGAACATGTCCCAGACCAAGGGACTGCGGAATTGCGGCCAGACGCCCATGACACTGGGATACGGGGCCAGCCAGTAGAACAGATAAGGCCGTCCCATGTGCATGATGGGAAACAACCCGGCGATCAGCGCCGCGAACAGGGTCATGGCCTCGGCGAAACGGTTGATCGAAGCCCGCCAAGGCTGGCGGGCGAGATAGAGCATGGCCGAAATCAAGGTGCCCGCGTTGCCGATGCCGATCCACCAGACATAGTTGGTGATATCGAACCCCCAGACCACCGAGGTATTGATGCCCCACAAGCCCACCCCGGCCACGAACAAGGCCAAGGCCGTCCCGAACAGCAGTAAAGCCCCCAAGGACGACCCACCGAAACCCCACCACCAGCCGCGCGGCGTGGGCCGGGTCGCGAGATCGCCGAGTTCCTGGCTGAGGCGGGTGTCGGTTTGGTCCGGGGCCAGCCAGGGTTCACCCCGATCAAGGGACGGCATCGTCCACCTCCACCCGCGCCAGATAGGTCGTGCGGGGCCGCGTTCCCAATTCCTCCAGTAGGACATAATGGCGGGGATCGCGTTTCCAGGCGTTCACCGCGCTATCGGGCCGGTTCAAATCGCCGAACACGATGGCCTGGGTCGGACAGGCTTGCTGGCAGGCGGTCACGATCTCGCCCTCGCGGATGTCGCGGTCTTCCAAGCCGGCCTGGATACGGGCTTGGTTGATCCGCTGCACGCAGTAGGTGCATTTCTCCATCACGCCCCGGCTCCTGACGGTCACATCGGGATTGCGCAAAGCGGCGGTGATCGGTGCGCCCTCGTGGGTTGCCTCGCGGGCCGCATAGCCAAAAAAATTGAAGCGCCGCACCTTGTACGGGCAGTTCGATTGGCAGAACCGCGTCCCCACGCAGCGGTTATACACTTGGTTGTTCAGCCCTTCGGAATCATGGATCGACGCCTGCACCGGGCACACCGGCTCGCAAGGCGCTTGCTCGCAGTGCATACAGGGCACGGGTTGGAAATAGGTCTTGGGATGGGCGGGCGGGCCGGCATAATAGCGGTCGATCCTGAGCCAATGCATTTCCCGCCCGCGCCGGACTTCGTCCTTGCCGACGATGGGAACGTTGTTCTCGGCTTGGCAGGCCATCGCGCAGGCGTTGCAGCCGATGCAGGCGTCGAGGTCGATCACCATGGCCCAGGCATGGCCGTCGTAGCGGTAAGGGGGAAACAGCGAAGCGGAGGCCGCGGCGGGCCGGGACGGCATGGCGGACCCGGCATCCGCCCGGACCACCCACACCAAATCGCGGCCTTCCAGATCGCCATGATGCTGGGTGGTGGCGGGTTTCCCATCCTGCCCCAAGCCCAAGCCCTCCCACCCGCCAGCGCGTGCCGCCGGACGCAGTTCCAAGCCCGCATCGAAAGCGGGGGAAGCGCGGGTCCGCAACCGATAGGCCGAAACCCCGGTCCCATCGCCCAGCGCCCCGGCCCGCTCCCGGCCATAGCCCAGTTCCAGCGTGACCCCATCCTCGGCGTGGCCGGGCACCACCCAGACCGGGATTGCCACCCGGCGGCCTTGATAAACCAACTCCACCCGGTCGCCGCTCACCAAGCGCAAGCGCTCCGCCGTGCCGGGACCGAGCAGGGCGGCGTTTTCCCAGACCAGCTTGGTCAGCGGGCGCGGCAATTCCTGGAGCCAGCCGTTGTTGGCGTAGCGCCCGTCGTAAAGATGGGGATCGGGCCGGAAGCGGATTTCCAGCCCGGCGGGTGGGATGCTGGGCGGTGCCAAGTCGTCCGTGAAATCGGGGCGCAACGCCAAATCCAACACCGCCGACGCGGTAGCGGGCACCACGCCCGCCCGCAACGCGCCGCGCCAAAAATCCTCGAAATCCGGACCGGCCTGGCGGTCGCGCCAATGGCCGCGCACCGCCTCGTAATCGGCAAGGCCGGGCCGTCCCGACAACAGGCCCATCAATTCATGGGCCGAATGCCCGCCGTACAAAGGCGCGATCAAGGGCTGCACCAGCGACACCGTGCCATCGTAGGCGCGGGTATCGGTCCAGCTTTCCAGTTCGTGGGTGGCCGGGAGGTGCCAATCGCACAGGGCGGCGGTTTCGTCGCGGTAAAGTCCGTGGTGGACCCGGAACGGCACTTGCGCCAAGGCCGCCGCGAATTCCAGATCGACCGGGGCGCTATACACCGGATTCGCGCCCAGGATGAACAAGGCTTGCACCCGCCCGCCGCGCATCTCGTCCACCAGCTGGGCCAAACCGACCCCGCCAGCACGCGCCGCCACCGGCTCGATATGCGACACGGTGCCGCCGATATTGCCCAGCCGCGCATTGATGGCCTCGGCCAAGGCATGGACCGTGGGCGGCAGATGGTCGCCCGCGACGACGATCCCGGCTCCGGGATGGGCTTGCAGTTCGCGCACCAGGGTGTCCAACGCGGCGGCGGGCAGCGGAGCGCCGCCAGCGCCCGCGATTCCGGCCAGCCCCAGACGCCACGCCAGATCGCGGGCCACCGCTTCCATCTGTCCCACCCGCAACGGCCAGCGCCGGTCCGCCATCGCGCCGACCAGGTTGGGACAGGATTCCAGCGCATAGAGCCGGGGCCGCTGGCCGGTCCCGATCCCGGCCCGGCGTGCCGCGATGAAATCATGCCCATAACGGGTACGGGCGGGCGTTCCGGTCAGGAAATCGCCGTCCAGCGACACCACCACCTTGGCCCGCTCGAAACGGTAGAGCGTGTCGGCCTCGCGCCCGAACGCCAGCCGCGTCCCCGCCGCCGGATTATCGCGGCCCACGGTTTCGTATTGGACCCAGCGGGCTTCCGGGTAGGCGCTCAACCAAGCGTCGATCTGTCCGGCCAAGGTCGGCGAGGTCACGGTTTCGGTGAGCAGATACAGCCCGGCACCGCGCCGGACCGAACGCGCCGCCCAGTCCGCCGCGAAATCCTGGAACGACGCGGGCCGGCCGCGCCGCAGGACCGAGGCCGAGCGGTCGGGATCGTACAGCCCCCACACCGCCGCCTGGGCGAAGATATCGGTCGCGCCCAGGCTGGCCGGATGGGCCGGATTGCCTTCCACCTTGGTCGGACGGCCCGCGTGGCTTTCCACCAGCACGCCCTGGGCATAGCCCGCATGGCTCAGGGCGGTGGCGTAATAGCGGGGCCGGCCCGGCACCTCGCGCTCGGGTTCGCGGACATAGGGCACGATTTCCTCGCGGGGCGGTCGGCCACAGCCCGCGAGGCCGCCCAGCAACAACGAAGCGCCCATCAGTTCCAGCATCCGGCGACGCCGCACCGGCTGGTCCCACAACGCCGCCGCATCGGGAAAACCACGTTCGGCGAAGTCCAAAAACGCCGCGCCCTGCCCTTCCAGGCCGCGCCACAAGTCCGGCCCGGCCGGAAGGGGTTGATAGGGCGCCGTGGTCTTCATCGGTGGCAGGTATAGCAATCGGTCAGGCCCACCCCGCGCACCCGATAATCACGGGCCAGGGCCGGACCGGCGCTGGCCGGATCGCCCACCGGACGCCAAGCGGGATCGAATACGGCGGCGCGGGGACGGAGTTGGCGTGAAGGTTCCCGGTGGCAATCCAGGCACCAGGACATGAGCAGGCTATGTTCCTGGCGCAGCAAGGGCATTTCGCCCACCGGCCCGTGGCAGGTGGTGCAGCCCACGCCGTGGACGATATGGGCGCTGTGGTTGAAATAGACGAAATCGGGCAGGTCGTAGACCCTGGTCCAGCGCAAGGGCTGGCCGGTGCGCCAACTATCGCGGACCGGGGCCAACATCGCGGCCTGGGTCCACACCTGGGAATGGCAGGTCATACAGGTTTCGGTGGCGGGCATCCCGGCGGACGCGGCCCGCTCGACCGAGGCGTGGCAATAGCGGCAATCCAGCCCCAGACCGCCGACATGGTGCTTATGGCTGAATGGCACCGGCTGCCTGGGGATGGCCCCGACGCCGGTCGCATAGGGGGAACGGACCCAGGCCAGCCCCACGGACGCCCCCAACAGCACCAACGCCAACACGGTGCCGAGGATGATCCGGGCGTAGGCATCCGCCCTAGGATGGAAAATCTGAGCCACGCTAAGTCTTCCTTGACTGTGGGGGGTGCCGATTCCTTGGCTAGGCTAGGACCGCCCAAACCTCCCGGAACTCCTGGCCGATGGATGGACGGGCGCATTCCGCCGCGGACCGGGCCGGTCCGCGTGCCAGCAAAAAGGCCGACCCGGTTTCCCAGGTCGGCCTCGGCTTCCATTGGCTATCCCCGTGCCCTTCGACGCATCCTTTGCGCTTCCTTGCCCTTGCGGCGATATGCTCCCATCATCGGCGGGCACGGACCATACGCAAAAATGCCTACGCCCCCAGCATCCCGAGCGCGGCCTCTGCCCGCTGCCGGGCTTGGTCCTGCACGGCGGACAGGCTTTTCCCGGACGCCGCCACCCTGAACTTGGCATAGGCCGGCAAGGCATCGAGGCTGGGCAACTCCCAGTCCTCGC
Encoded here:
- a CDS encoding c-type cytochrome — protein: MAWISRIGWAMACVLPLAACERDMEDQAKFEPYEAAPLFPNGQAARMPVEGTVPHDDPPAEPVQPQVTLAVLERGRERFDIYCAPCHGRVGDGAGMIVQRGFPQPPSYHDQSLRQAPDRFYFDVIGQGFGRMFSYANRVAPEDRWAIVAYIRALQLSQHATLREVREAGLESRLGAAR
- a CDS encoding DUF3341 domain-containing protein, producing the protein MRVALMAEFADAGQLLDAAYAARAAGYRRLEAYAPFAVPGLDEALRLPATLVPAFMLVFGILGAILGFALQVYLAAVDYPLNAGGRPDLSWPPFGLLAFEFAVLGAALAGFVGMLALNGLPRLHHPVFGVADFGRASQDRFFLALEPGDDTEAARRFLLGLEPLAVSEVADGLD
- the nrfD gene encoding NrfD/PsrC family molybdoenzyme membrane anchor subunit → MPSLDRGEPWLAPDQTDTRLSQELGDLATRPTPRGWWWGFGGSSLGALLLFGTALALFVAGVGLWGINTSVVWGFDITNYVWWIGIGNAGTLISAMLYLARQPWRASINRFAEAMTLFAALIAGLFPIMHMGRPYLFYWLAPYPSVMGVWPQFRSPLVWDMFAILIYILVSSLFWYTGLIPDFATLRDRAQGRWQAWVYGVLALGWRGSARHWQRYEQAYTVMAALAVPLVVSVHSVVGYDFSTSVMPGWRSTLFAPFFVVGAMFSGFAMVILITLILRAAFGLYAFITARHLEAMAKIVLAASLLMGYAYAMEVFIPWYTGNPDDGRAVAHNATGPYAPAYWGMWLCNVGVPQVLWWREARRNIAVLAWVAVLVCVGMWLERYVIVVSGLSQGFLPSQFRLYFPTFWDWSAWLGSLGFFLWLFFLFARFVPMVPIHELRRLAHEQKSEAS
- a CDS encoding cytochrome c3 family protein; this encodes MAQIFHPRADAYARIILGTVLALVLLGASVGLAWVRSPYATGVGAIPRQPVPFSHKHHVGGLGLDCRYCHASVERAASAGMPATETCMTCHSQVWTQAAMLAPVRDSWRTGQPLRWTRVYDLPDFVYFNHSAHIVHGVGCTTCHGPVGEMPLLRQEHSLLMSWCLDCHREPSRQLRPRAAVFDPAWRPVGDPASAGPALARDYRVRGVGLTDCYTCHR
- a CDS encoding 4Fe-4S dicluster domain-containing protein; protein product: MKTTAPYQPLPAGPDLWRGLEGQGAAFLDFAERGFPDAAALWDQPVRRRRMLELMGASLLLGGLAGCGRPPREEIVPYVREPEREVPGRPRYYATALSHAGYAQGVLVESHAGRPTKVEGNPAHPASLGATDIFAQAAVWGLYDPDRSASVLRRGRPASFQDFAADWAARSVRRGAGLYLLTETVTSPTLAGQIDAWLSAYPEARWVQYETVGRDNPAAGTRLAFGREADTLYRFERAKVVVSLDGDFLTGTPARTRYGHDFIAARRAGIGTGQRPRLYALESCPNLVGAMADRRWPLRVGQMEAVARDLAWRLGLAGIAGAGGAPLPAAALDTLVRELQAHPGAGIVVAGDHLPPTVHALAEAINARLGNIGGTVSHIEPVAARAGGVGLAQLVDEMRGGRVQALFILGANPVYSAPVDLEFAAALAQVPFRVHHGLYRDETAALCDWHLPATHELESWTDTRAYDGTVSLVQPLIAPLYGGHSAHELMGLLSGRPGLADYEAVRGHWRDRQAGPDFEDFWRGALRAGVVPATASAVLDLALRPDFTDDLAPPSIPPAGLEIRFRPDPHLYDGRYANNGWLQELPRPLTKLVWENAALLGPGTAERLRLVSGDRVELVYQGRRVAIPVWVVPGHAEDGVTLELGYGRERAGALGDGTGVSAYRLRTRASPAFDAGLELRPAARAGGWEGLGLGQDGKPATTQHHGDLEGRDLVWVVRADAGSAMPSRPAAASASLFPPYRYDGHAWAMVIDLDACIGCNACAMACQAENNVPIVGKDEVRRGREMHWLRIDRYYAGPPAHPKTYFQPVPCMHCEQAPCEPVCPVQASIHDSEGLNNQVYNRCVGTRFCQSNCPYKVRRFNFFGYAAREATHEGAPITAALRNPDVTVRSRGVMEKCTYCVQRINQARIQAGLEDRDIREGEIVTACQQACPTQAIVFGDLNRPDSAVNAWKRDPRHYVLLEELGTRPRTTYLARVEVDDAVP